The following nucleotide sequence is from Acetivibrio cellulolyticus CD2.
GCCTTTTCATCACTGTCTTTACAGTTGATTTTTATTGAATACTCTCCAAATTCAACTTTTGCGCCAAAATTACACACAAACTGTAAGAGATTATCTTCCGGTGTACCTGTCCCACCTCTGATGCAAGCCTTTGGTACTTCAATTTTTTCAATAGAGATACCATTTTTTAAAAGCTCTGCCTCAAAAACGATGTCGCCCTGTAAAGCCCCAGCTATTATATCAGCTGGCACACATGGCATTTCTATTACTACAGAGGCAGCATCTTCTGCCGTATATGTATTGTTTTTTATCTTATAAACAACTTCTGTTTGTATTGACTTAAACTTATTTACAACAAACTCTACGGGCAATTCTGTGTTTACATATGCGTTTATGTAGTACTTACATCCTTTACAAAGTTTGAAGGCAATAGAATTGCTTTTCTCAGGCCACATCCTCAATGAAACCAGTGTTTTTTCATTACCGTCTGTAATACACATATAATTCAAAGCATCTTTAGAAGCTGTTACAGTATAAACACCTGTCAACTCCGGCACAAAACACAACTTGATCTGAGAACTTTTCTCAGTTTCATCTGGATTATTAAAAACTTTAACTTCGTCCTCAATTATAATTTGAGTGGATTCGTCTACTATGTCGGAATCTGGCAATGAAGCTTCAGCCTCTGAATACTTGAAGTCAGTGTTCAAAATATCAGCCTTTACCGTAACAGCATCCTCAAGAACGACAGTAGTGCTTTCTGCTTCTTTCGTTGTTAATACATTGCTTACAGAATCGTCCTGCAGAAACTCGCTATCAAAGCTGAATTCTTCAACTTTGTCAGTGGGTCTCGGCTCAGAAACCGTTTCAAGATTACTTTTTGCTGTCTCTACGGCTAAATCTGAATCTGTTTTCGGAGTGTCACTTAAAACTTCCGATACATTTTTACTCAATAATGGATTAGCTTTGGTAACATCATCCTTAGTTGCAATTCCTTCAGCAAAAGATGTGTTTGGCACCATCAAGCTGAACAATAAAGTTGCAACCATCACAAGTGCCAGAATAGAATTTAATCTCTTCTTCATTTTACTCCCCCTATGCAGCTTTGCTGCTTAAAATTTGAACGTTAAAGTGCTTTTCTTTCAGTCTAATCACTAATATAAATAGTGAAATTTCTATATTTAAAATGCCTATTACTTTAGCTAAATAGGAACTATTATTTAGCTTATATCATAATGAAAATAACAAAAGATGGGGTTAATGCGGTATCATTTTGCTTCCTAGCCAATGTATAGATTGACATATATTATAATATAAAAATCATTGTTACTTTCCTAGTCACATTTGTAAGAACTTAATATAACAAATGTTAGTTGCGAAATCATTTTCCTCAATTACCTTTTTTAAACAAAAATCTCGGAGTTGATTTAGACCCACATCAACACCGAGACTTTAAATAATAAATTCATAATCTATCCATAATTTGATTAATAACATCTACATACAATATTATTCCTCAAAAGGAATCTCAACCCTTATATTAAATCCACCCTCATCAGATGAACCAAACTCAACTTTTCCACCAAGAATCATAACATTTCTCTCAATGCCTCTAAGACCTCTTCCTTTTTTAATTTCCTCACAACCGATTCCATCATCTGTCACAAATAGTTTTATCAATCCGTCTTTATTTGTTAATACAATCGATATCGTGTGTGCTTTTCCATTAAAAAACGAGTTATTTACAGCTTCCATGCATATCCTGTATATCACATATCCATGCCTTTTCTTATTGATGCTACTGTCTTTAATGCCATTATGGTAAAACTCCAATTCCATACCAGCTCCAATAACTTTCTTAAATAATGACTCAAGAGCATTTATCAGTCCGACACTTTCTATATCTACAGGCAGTAGTTCCTCAAGTATTCTCCGTATGTTTATCCTTACTCCCTTCACAGTGTCATAAGCTATATTTATGCAATTTAAAACCTCTTCCTTCTCATCAAAATGCTTGACAGCATATTCAAGATTCATCTTTATGACATTTACCATATTACTTAAATTGTCATGAATATCACCAGATATCCTTTTTCTTTCCTCCTCAAGCTGAGCCTTTATGAGGTCGGTATTATTTCTAAAAAAGTATATCCTGGCAACATTCCTCCCCTTTTTATCCGTCAAAGGCTTCATATAAAAAGAATACCTTTTTATGCTGCGATCTTCAGTTTCATTTTCTGAGAATATTTCAATCAAATCATAGTAACTCTTGTCAAAGCTTTCCTTTAAGAAGCTTTCAAGCTTATTAAACTTTCCTATGTCAACTGTATATTTTTTAAGTTTCGAAAGCATTTCATCAATGGTTTTACACTCCTCAATGGCAATAATTCTACCAAATTGATCACTTGATGCTTTATTATACTCCATTATACGATTCCTGTTGTCTGTGATGAAAACAGCCTCTTCCATGTCAAAAAACATATTGTGGGTTGCAATGGGAATTATGTTCATAAATTTATACTTTGATATTGCCATTGTAAAGAAAGAAAAAAGCACCGAAAAACTTGCAGGTGTAATATCAAAGTATACAAACCTAAGTATCCCAAATCCTGTTAATGCGTTTATTGCAGGTGTAAATGCAATGGCTACAATGATCAATACAACCTTTTTCACATTTGTGTTAAATTCCCTAGAAACCTGATACAATATAATGCATAAGCTCACCGCAAGATAACTGTAAGTAATTACTAAATTGGCTATAAAAAACACACCCCACTGGGTATATGCAGGATTCTCAATTGTTTTTTTTACTATAATCAGATAGAAATAGTCATTGGTTAGTGCAGGCAGATATGTAATTGCAAGCGGAAACATTATAATCAGCATGATAAGCTTATTTTTGG
It contains:
- a CDS encoding sensor histidine kinase — protein: MLTATKICFIINVIVMLQGTITISYLLFKAKRTPVLYSLCLAEGLLIMWLFFSTLEFISTTTEELLFAVRFSLFPLSFVGGAGLIFALLYAGFISPKNKLIMLIIMFPLAITYLPALTNDYFYLIIVKKTIENPAYTQWGVFFIANLVITYSYLAVSLCIILYQVSREFNTNVKKVVLIIVAIAFTPAINALTGFGILRFVYFDITPASFSVLFSFFTMAISKYKFMNIIPIATHNMFFDMEEAVFITDNRNRIMEYNKASSDQFGRIIAIEECKTIDEMLSKLKKYTVDIGKFNKLESFLKESFDKSYYDLIEIFSENETEDRSIKRYSFYMKPLTDKKGRNVARIYFFRNNTDLIKAQLEEERKRISGDIHDNLSNMVNVIKMNLEYAVKHFDEKEEVLNCINIAYDTVKGVRINIRRILEELLPVDIESVGLINALESLFKKVIGAGMELEFYHNGIKDSSINKKRHGYVIYRICMEAVNNSFFNGKAHTISIVLTNKDGLIKLFVTDDGIGCEEIKKGRGLRGIERNVMILGGKVEFGSSDEGGFNIRVEIPFEE